The DNA sequence TTTAACAAGAGTTAATTCGTTTATTCCAACTCCTTCACCTTCAAGAAGGTCGTGGTCTCCTACTGGATTTTCGCATCCAGGACAGTATTTTACTGGATGCTCCCCTTTACCTACAAATCCTTTGTTTTTAAGCTGTCTAAACTGCCATTCGATGAATTTTTGATAATGAGGGTCTGTAGTTCTAAATTCCCTTCTCCAATCTATAGAATAGCCCATATTACACATTACATTATGATATTCGCTGCTGAAATATTTTACGATGTATTCAGGGTCTGTAAATTTGTTAAGCTCATCTTCTGGGACTTTATGCACATTTTTGTAGATATCAAGGGTCCATTGGTCTTTTTTTGCAATTCTTTTGGCGATTCCTATTACTGGTGCGCCAGTTACATGCCACCCCATTGGAAATAGAACATTATATCCCTGCATTCTTTTAAAACGTGCGTATACATCAGGTACTGTGTAGGTTCTTCCATGTCCTATGTGCATTGCGCCACTGGGATAGGGGTAAGCCACTGTTAGAAAAATTTTATCTCTATTGTCTGGATTTGATTCAAATAAGCGTGATTCTTCCCATTTTTTCTGCCATTTACTCTCTATATCGTGATTTGTCAATTGATCACCTCAAAATAAATTACCAATCATTTAAAGGCATTTTAGTGTAAATTAATCTAATTCCTTGTCTAAATAATCTAAATAATCTTTAGATCCCTCTATTATAGGTATTGCCAAAATAGCAGGAGTTTCATAACTGTGAATTTCTTTTACTCTTTGTATAATCTTATTTATATTATCTACTTTAGTTTTCACAATAAGAAGAGATTCATTATCATTCTCAATTTCACCTTTCCAAAGATAAATAGACTCAATTGAGGATACGATATTTACACATGCAGCTAATTTATCTTTAACCAGTGTATTAGCTATTTTTTTTGACTCTTCCTTTCCAGATGTGGTTATATATACTAAAACATACATATTATTACTTTCCATTTAATCTAAATCAATTAATAAGATTTAAAATAATTTATTCATGCCATTATCTGATTTGCACAATATATGGGGATGATAATTTATGTTTTGATGATTCTACCATATTTTTTATCCTTAAAACCTCTTCATGGCTAATTTTGAGGCTTTTTGAAATTTCATCAGAACTCTTATTTTTATCAATCATCAAATATAATATTTTATCTAAAGGCTCGTATTTTATTCCTAATTCCTCCTCATCAGTTTGTCCTGTCCATAAACCTGCTGTAGGTGCTTTTTCAATAATATTTTTAGGAACACCAATATATTCTGCAATTTGCCTTACATCTGTCTTGTAAAGATCACCTATTGGAAGTATATCTACTCCCCCATCACCATATTTTGTGAAATAACCTACAAGTAGCTCTGTTCTGTTACCTGTTCCTGCAACCAGACGATTCATAGAATTAGAATGATAATATAATAGCATCATTCTAATTCTTGCCTTTAAATTTCCATTTGCAAGGTCACTCTTGCTGCATTCTGGACAAATTTGTGGAAAGGGCTTTATCAATTCATCGATAGATATAACCTTATATTTTATTCCAAGAGTTTCTGCAACAGTTATTGCATCTTTTACATCTTCAGATGATGTTGTTTTGCTTGGAAGTACAAGACCAATTATTTTATCACTTTCTATTACCTTTGCACAAAGATAAGCAATTGTTGAAGAATCTAAACCTCCACTAAGACCAATAACAAGACCATCAGTTTTTGATTCTTCCATTTTACTCTTAATGAATTTACATATACTTTCAGTGGATTTTTGTGTATCTAATTCAGGAATATTTTTAAATTCTGGGTGCATTTTTACCACAAACTCGCTAAAATTTCTTAAAATTTACTTATAACCATATATCATTTAAATACATCTGATTCTTATTTTTATAGGAAACCTGTTATTAAAAGCCCAATACTTAAACTCATTACAATTACAACCGTTGCCCCTGCAATATAATTGAACAACCTTGAATTTACATATTTTCCCATTATTTTCTTATCATTTATTATAAGAAGCATTAATATCAGGACAAATGGCAGTAAAATACCATTAGCCACTTGTGACAGGTATAATATAGAGAGCAAAGGCACATTTGGAATCATTATAATGATTACTGCAAGTATTATAAGCCCAAGGTATAGTCCATGGAATATTGGAGCTTCCTTAAAACTTTTAGACACTCCTGCTTCAAACCCAAGGCTTTCACATACATAGTATGCTGTGGATAATGGTAAAATACTTGCAGCAAATAGTGAAGCATTTAAAAATCCGAATGCAAATAATATACTTGCATATTGGCCTGCAAGAGGTACTAATGCTCTTGAAACATCAGCTACGTTGTTAACTTCCACTCCTGTCGTAAATATGGTAGTTGCACAGGCTAAAACTATAAAAAATGCCACAATATTAACTACTATCGCTCCAAACACTGCATCGATCTTAGAATACTTTAGATTCTTTAAACTTATGCCTTTTTCCACAACAGAAGACTGTATATAAAACATCATCCATGGAGCAATCGTAGTTCCAACCATACCTATGATCATAGTTATATAGGCCGTATCCATGCTTATATGGGGTACTAAAAGACTTTTAGCAGCAAGCCCCCAATCAGGATTTGCAAGATACCCTGCCACAATATAGGATAAATAGAGAGAAGATGCTAATAAAAATACTTTTTCAACACTTTTATAGGTGCCTTTAACCACCAAAAGCCAAACAAATAGTGCAGCAGCAGGTAACGCGATAAAACGCGGCACTCCAAATATTCCCGTGCTTACAGCTACTCCTGAAAATTCAGCCAGAACATTTCCAAAGTTAGCAAGAAGCAGGGCCACCATCATTAAAAAGGTAAGTTTA is a window from the Methanobacterium sp. genome containing:
- a CDS encoding divalent-cation tolerance protein CutA encodes the protein MYVLVYITTSGKEESKKIANTLVKDKLAACVNIVSSIESIYLWKGEIENDNESLLIVKTKVDNINKIIQRVKEIHSYETPAILAIPIIEGSKDYLDYLDKELD
- a CDS encoding NAD+ synthase; the encoded protein is MHPEFKNIPELDTQKSTESICKFIKSKMEESKTDGLVIGLSGGLDSSTIAYLCAKVIESDKIIGLVLPSKTTSSEDVKDAITVAETLGIKYKVISIDELIKPFPQICPECSKSDLANGNLKARIRMMLLYYHSNSMNRLVAGTGNRTELLVGYFTKYGDGGVDILPIGDLYKTDVRQIAEYIGVPKNIIEKAPTAGLWTGQTDEEELGIKYEPLDKILYLMIDKNKSSDEISKSLKISHEEVLRIKNMVESSKHKLSSPYIVQIR
- a CDS encoding Nramp family divalent metal transporter; translation: MDFRIFTRVFKNPAFLSFIVFLSVMGPGIITANVDNDAGGITTYSLAGSQFGYSILWLFIPMIIALAVIQEMGVRMGIVSGKGLADLIREKIGIKLTFLMMVALLLANFGNVLAEFSGVAVSTGIFGVPRFIALPAAALFVWLLVVKGTYKSVEKVFLLASSLYLSYIVAGYLANPDWGLAAKSLLVPHISMDTAYITMIIGMVGTTIAPWMMFYIQSSVVEKGISLKNLKYSKIDAVFGAIVVNIVAFFIVLACATTIFTTGVEVNNVADVSRALVPLAGQYASILFAFGFLNASLFAASILPLSTAYYVCESLGFEAGVSKSFKEAPIFHGLYLGLIILAVIIIMIPNVPLLSILYLSQVANGILLPFVLILMLLIINDKKIMGKYVNSRLFNYIAGATVVIVMSLSIGLLITGFL